A stretch of DNA from Leptospira barantonii:
CCTCCGCTCCAGGAACCTCCACCCCCGCCCGAGGAAGATCCCCAAGACGACGAGGAACCCATTCCTCCTCCGTTTGCGAGGACAAAAAACCAAAGTAAGAATGCGCCCGGTATCAAAAGCCAAAACGTGATGGACCAAAAAATTCCTAAGATCACAAAAAGAACGGCGCCGATTCCACCGGACAATCCGTTACCGAATAAAAATCCGAACAACTTTCCGAGAACCACAAGAATGATGAACGCGGTTACGAGGTTACTCGGAATTACCGGTCCGTCTGTCGAAGAAGAAGATTCCGAATCCGATCCGGCGACTCTTCCGCTTGCGGGTGGAAGTTCTTCTCCGTCGATTCGTTCTATGATTCTTGCGATGCCTTCGGTGATTCCTTGATAATAATCCCCGTTTCTAAAATGAGGAATCATAAAATCCTCTATGATTCGTTTACAGATCACGTCTGGCAGTGCGCCTTCGAGTCCGTATCCGGTTTCGATTCTTGTTTTGTGATCCTGAATTGCGACGACCATAAGAACGCCGTCTCGAATGTCCTTGCGTCCCAACTTCCAGGTTTCGAAAACCTTCACCGCGTATTCTTCTATGGTCCAATCCGAGGTCGAACCTACGATGAGAATCGCGATCTGACTTCCTTTTCTTTTTTCAAGATCGACTAACGTGCTTGTCAGTCTGGACTTTTGCAGATCGGTCAACGTGGATGTTGTGTCCGTGATCTGTGTACGCAGGGGAGGAATCGTGGGGTCTTCCGACCTCCATTCTTCCCTGAAAAAAATCGGGGAAGAATTTACGGTTTTCAGATTCCAACCGGCTACGACCAGAAAGAGAAGAAAAAATCGAAGGATTCCGAATTTACGACGAATCATATTCAAAATTCTTAAAATTTAACTTCCGGGGGTTTGGAGATTTCCTTTTCGTTTTCGACCGTAAAGGACGGTTTTGTGTCGAATCCGAAAAACTTCGCGGTTAGGTTGCTCGGAAATTGTCGAATCGTAATATTATATTTTTGTACAGCTTGGATGTATCTGTTTCTCGAGACGGTGATTCGATTTTCCGTTCCTTCGAGTTGCGCTTGCAGATCTCGGAAGTTCTCGTTGGATTTCAACTGCGGATAATTTTCGGCGACCACGAGCAATCTGGAAAGCGCCGATGTCATCTGCGACTGAGCCTGCGCGTATTTTTTAAAAAGTTCGGGGTTGTTCAGAGTTTTTTCGTCCGCTTGAATCGAACCGACTCCGGCTCTCGCCCTTGTCACTTCGGTTAACACTTTCTCTTCTTGAGTGGCGTAACCTTTTACGGTGTTTACCAGGTTCGGAATCAGATCCGCTCTTCTTTGATATTGGTTGAGTACTTCGGCCCAAGACGCGGTCACGGCCTCGTCTTCTTCCTGGATCGCGTTATAACCGCAGTTGGATGAAACGAGGACCGCGAACGTAAGCGCGATCGTCATAAACGACTTGGTAAGAATTTTCGTTTTCAAGAAATTTCTTTCTCCTGTAGAGGTGTAATTCTTTTACACTTAGACCCGGATCGTAAATCGAATTTTCATTTCTCAAAACGGAAAATCTTCCTCTATATCCGTAAAGTCATTGCCGTCGGTTTCGGCGGCCGAGGAATTTCCTTCGGATTTTTTTTCCGGATTCGGTTCGGAAAGGCTTAGAGAAAGATAATTCTTCCCCGTCGCGGATTTGCGAATCCAACCCGCGAGTCGATAGGTCTTCCCGTCGAGCAGAACCTTTCCCGTGTAATCGGGTTGGGTTTCCTTTTCCTTGGTCGCGTTGCTGAAGAGACTTCCTTTTTTTTCCTTGAGTGCGTATTCCGCCATTGTGGTTTCCTCCTGATGTTTACTCGATTTGTCGAATTGTTAAGCGAAGTCGTTATGCGGCTTCGGGTTTGTTGCGAAGGGCTTCCTTTTCCAAGGCCCTTTTACGGATTTCTTCGATCAACTTGTCCGCGAGAATTTCCGCGATCGCCTCGATTCTATCGTCCATCCATTCTGAATTCATGTTTTGCATATCGTTACCTCTTATCTGAAAACAAGAATACAAGGGACCTCGGACAAAAAAGGGGAGAATGACGCGTTTTAGTAGTTTTTATACGATTTATTTTTTCGAATCCGGAGAATTCTCCGTTTTCTTTGATAAAACCTTTGACCTTTGTCGCCGACGGAAAGAATAAAGGGCGGATTTTCGGTAATTGCTGTTATGTGGATGAAGTCGGAATCATTTGAACTGGAACGTTATCGGGATTTTTTCCTGGGAAGCGCGGAAGGCATCTGGTGTTTCGATCTTTCCACGCCCATAGAAATCGGTCTTCACGAAAAGGAGCAGGTTTCGCTCCTCCTAACGCACGCTAGACTAACGATCTGCAACGATTCTATGGCGAGAATGTACGGATATCGAAGCCCTTCCGAAGTGATGGGGCTTACCCTTTCCCAATTGGTTCCGTCGGATTCGCCCGAAGATCTGGAACCGTACTTCGCGTTCGTTCGAGCCGGATACAATATGAAGGATTTTGAATCTAAAGAATCGGATCGATTCGGAAATCTAAAATACTTTTTGAACAGCGTTGTCGGGGTCGTCAAAGAAGGGAAACTCGTTCAGATCTGGGGTTCTCAAAGGGATATAACTCCTTTGAAAAAATCCGAGGATCAACTCAAATATTCTTTGCTTCTTCAGAGCAATCTCACCGAAATCTCCAAAAGTTTCATCAAGGTTCAACCGAAGGAATTGGATCAGGCGATCCGCGATTCTTTGGAAAAAACGGGAAGAATCTGCAACGCGGACCGCGCGTATATTATAGAATACTCAAATACTCATAAACATCTTTCCAACACATACGAATGGTGCCGGGAAGGAGTTCCCTCCCAAAGACAATTCTTTCAGAACATCACGGTGGAAAACATACCGCTCGCAAAGTTTGAAAACGTACGTAAGTTCGGTTACTTCGCATTAAATTCCGTGGAAGAAATCGAAAACGAGGATTCGTTTTTGAGAGAACTTCTTCTTCCGAGAGGAATTCGTTCCTTGCTCATCATCGGGCTTGTGTATCAGGGAAAGGAGATCGGCTTTTTCGGAATCGACATGGTTCGAGAGGATCGGGTTTGGACCGGGGAAGAAATTTCCATTCTCGGTTTGATCGGAGACTTGATCGTTCTCGCTTTCGATCGAAAGGAAAAGGAAGGAACCTTAAACGCATTTTACGATAGAATGCTCTACGACCTCGAACTCGGAAGGCTGACTCAAAGATCCTTAGTCGATCGTACGTTTCCCGATTCCAAATATTTCAAAATGGAAACCTACTTTCGTCCTTTTGAAAAAGTCGGCGGGGACGTGATCAGTACGATTCAGAACGAGGACGGAAGTATAGACATTCTTTTTGCGGACGTTTCGGGTCACGGAATTTCTTCCGCGATGGTTTCCGGGATGGTGGTCATCTCGTTTAAGAATTCGTCGAGAATCGGTCTTTCTCCCGCGGAAGGTTTGATTCGAATTGTGGAAGATTTAAAACCTCTCGTAGTCGATCATCATATTTCCGCGGTTCGAGTGAAATACATTCCCGAGTCGAAACGTTTGGTTTATTCGTACGCGGGACATCCTCCGATTTTTCTTTTTCGAGACGGAAAAAGAATCGAATTGGACGGAATGAATCTTCCTCTTCTCGCGTTTGAAGGCGCTCAGTATTACGATCAATCGATCGATCTTTTGCACGGGGATCGGATCGTTTTTTTCTCGGACGGAATGTATGAGATCTTCGATTCTCAAGGGGAGATTTTGGACCTCACGGGTTTGATTTCGATTTTGGAAGAATATCTGGATACGGAATCCATCGAAGACTATATAGAATTGATCGTTTCGGATATCTTCGCGTATTCCGGCGGAAACTTCGGAGACGATATCGCTTTGATGATCTTGGATATCTATTAAGGATGTATTTTATAACCTGAAAGGAAACAATTCGTTAAACCAATTATAATTTTCGAATCATAACATCAGCGGGCTGTGTATGGATCGAATCTTTAATTTTTTTTGGATTTTTGCGGGAACTCTTCTTTGTTTTACGTTTTGTTCCCAAGCGGATCGAATCAGTTTAGATTCTTCCTCTGCGGCCGGCATTCTTTTGCAGGGAGGAATGGACGTTTTTCGAAACGGTTCGTACAATCCGAGTGCAAAAGAAATCACTTCCTTTCGGTTTAAAGCAACCGATCATTTTTTTACGACCGATTTTGTCGGAACAATTTCCGGGAATCAGATCACGATTCGGGTTCCGTTCGGATCGGTTCCTCGTTTGAAAGCCACCTTTGAAAATACGGGGATCCGAGTTCAGATCAACGGTGTGACTCAAACTTCCGGACAAACCGTAAACGACTTTTCATCACCACTTACTTACAGAGTTACCGCATCGGACGGAAGCGTCGCCGATTACGGTGTACAGGCGGTTCCGATATTTCGTCTAACAGATGCGGGACAGCCGAATTGTTATGCGACATGTTCCACCGATCCCGGACAGGACGCGGATTATTCGACCGGAGTAATCGGGTCGTTTCAATCGAATTATAAATTTCCCGGATATACAAATAATCCGGTTACGATCGACGGACAAAGCGGATTGATTTGGAAGTATTGCGCGGAAGGAATGAACGATACGAGTTGCGGTTCCTCGATGAGTTTTACTCAATATTCCGCCGGCGGAAGTTGCAATGATTTGAACTCACAAAACGGTGGCGCCGGTTATGCGGGAATCACCCATTGGAGACTTCCCAACTTGGAAGAATTGATGACTCTCAGCACTTTTAAAACTCCGAGTACCGTGCATATCGATCTCGCGGAATTTCCGGGAGGGGCGGGTGAATTTTGGACCTCTTTTTCTTACGTTTTGAATACGGCGGAGGCTTGGAGTTACGACTTTTCCGATGGATTTAACAGCACTTCCGACAAATATTGGGGGAGCGCGTACGCACGTTGTGTTTCCGGAGGTTCCGCGCCGACTTCCTCATACTCCGATTTGGGAAACGGAACGATTCAGGACAATCGAACCGGATTGATTTGGCAGAAGTGTTCGACGGGACAAAACTGGTCCTCCGCGTCTCCGAACTGCGCCACCGGGACCGCGACCACGCATAATTTTTCTTCTTCCTTGGCTACATGCAGAAATTTGAATTTAGCCGGTCGAAGCTGGAGGCTTCCGAACGTACATGAACTCCGAAGTTTATTGGATTTTAATACCACGTCGAATCAGAAAATCGATTCCGTCGCGTTTCCGAATACTCCGAACGCTTCGGAATTTACGACGAGCAATTCGATTCCGGGCGGACAGATTTACAGAGTCAACTTTACGAATGCGGTGATCAATTTGAGCGCTTCCAGTTCCGCCAATTATGTTCGTTGTGTAAGCGAAGGTTTTTGATTTCCATTCTCCCGTTTCTTTGTAAAAAAGATGCGTAGAATTGGCGTTGACCTTGGGAAAAGGCCGTCTGATTTATAAAAAAACAAACAAATTCTTATCAGTTGCTTGTTTTTAAATTATACGGTCGTTTTTAAATGTACCCAATTCTAAGAAGACTGTGGATGTTCTACATCCTGACCACCGTTTCCTGCGCGCAAGCGGGTAAGATTAGTTTCGATTCTTCCTCGAATGCCGGTTTGTTACTTCAGGGCGGGCTTGGGATCATTCGAAATCTGGGAACGGGAACTACGATCACCTCGTTTTCCTTCAAAGCATCCGACAATATTCTTTCCCAAGATTATCCTACAACGATCAACGGAACCAACGTAACCGCTACGATTCCCTATGGGGCGATCGCTCGTTTGCAAGCGAGTTTTGAAGTTTCTTCTGGCGCGACTGTAAAGGTCGGAGGAACTACGCAGATCAGCGGAATCAATAAAAACGATTTTTCAAGTCCGGTTGTTTATTCGGTTCTTTCCGAAACCGGAGAAAAAAAAGATTATACGATCACGATTGCGACGACGGCTCCTTTGACCGACGCGAATCAAAAGTTGTGTTACGACGCTTCCTTAAACGGAATCTCTTGTGGCAACGGAACGAATCCGGGACAAGACGGCGATTTTCAGAACGGACCACAACCGACCTATGTGAAAACCGTATTCTCCGATTATCCGAATCAACCCGTCGTTCACGATAAGATCGCGGGACTCGTTTGGAAACAATGTGTGGAAGGAACCAACGCAGTCGATTGTACGGGAACCGCAACTTCACTTTCGTATGCTTCCGCGATCGCGGCTTGTTCCGCGTTAAACTCGGGGAACGGTTACGCGGGTTATAAGAATTGGCGAATACCGAACATTCAAGAATTGTACACTCTTTCTTCTTATGAGAATCCGACTCCGAGTCCTTATTTGAATGCGACCTTGTTTCCGAATTCCGCTTCTACGTTTTGGTCCGCGACTCTTGTGACCACTCCGAACTCCACTTCGCGTTGGACGTTCAACTTTATGCAAGGAACGAGCAGTAATCTTTCGGAAACCGGCGCGCTTCCGGTTCGTTGTGTCGTAAGCGGCGCGTTTCCTTCAAAGAACTATGCGGATTTGGGAGACGGAACCATTCTCGATCGAAACAACAATCTTCGTTGGGCTATGTGTTCGATCGGGCAAACTGGTTCGGATTGTTCGGGTGGTTCTCCTTCCAATCTTTCCAGACAAGCGGCGCTTTCGGCTTGTAACGGAATTTCGGTTTCCGACGGAAAACCTTGGAGACTTCCGAACGTTCATGAAATGAGAAGTCTCGTCGACTACGGTTTAACCGTTGGAAACGGAATCATCGATACAACGTATTTTAAGAATTCTCCGCCTAACTCGACTTATATGACGAGCAACGTAAACGCGGACGCTTCGAATAAGAATCTATTCATTCTCGACTTCGCATACGGTCCGATTTCTTTGTCCTCGTTTTTGGCGACTACGAACCCGACTCGTTGTGTAAAAGACGGACCTTGAGTTCTTTAATAATTTAGAATATTCTATTCTTATTAAGTAAGAATCCGTCAATTCATCGTAATTTCGGCGTTGTTCGGGTCCTCGTCTTCTTCCGTTTCCTTTTTTGCAAGGGAAGAATCTTCGTAAGAACCATTCTTATCCTTTGTTTTAGAATCCGCAGAAACGATCGAACCGGTCGAGTGAATCGAATCGGTTTGAGTTTTTGTTTCCGATTTTTTCTTTCCGATCGAAAGAACACCCGCCAACACGAAAATCGTTCCCGCGATCCCCGACGACGTGATCGCTTCACCCAAAAAGATCCAAGCGAGTAGGATCGTGGAAATCGGTCCTACCGAACCGATGATCGCGGCTCTTCCCGATCCGATCATTCGAATGCCTTCCGTTGTGAAGTAAGCCGGAATCACCGTCGTCAAAATTCCCAAGGCCAATCCGTATAAATAAACCGGACTCGGTTGGATCAAAGAAGAAGGATTTTTTGTGATGAAAAAATGAATCACCACGATCAAACCCGATAAGAGCATGAGATACGAAGTGAATCGAACCGAGCCGAGTTTGGGTATGAGGGATTCGCTTCCCACAAGATACAACGCATACGCGATCGCCGAAGCGAATACGAACAAAACTCCCTTGGTCGCGTTCGGTCCTTCCGTTTGAATGTCTCCGATAAACGCGATCGAAATTCCGGAATACGTAAGAAGAATTGCAAACACTTCCACACGTTTGATCTTTCTTTTATAAAGAATGGAACTGATCACGAGAACGATCGTGGGATATACGAAAAGTGTAAGTCGTTCCAGACCCGCGGAGATATATTCCAAACCCATAAAGTCGAAAAGACTCGCGAGATAATAACCTAAGAACGCGAGAATAAAAACCAAGGCCCAATCTTTTTTGGTCAATGTCGCGTTTGTTTTTGTGTTTCTGGATCTGTATGCGATCCAAGCGAAGAATGGAATCGCGAACAACATTCGAAGCGCCAACGCAGTTATCGAATCCACTTCGTATCGATAGACTAATTTGACAAAGACCGCCTTTGCGGAAAAGAAAACCGCGCCGGCTAAAACTAAGGATGCGCCTAAAAAGGGCTTCCACTTGGATTCGGAAACTTCCATAAATCCATGCTTATTCCCAAGGACTTTTGATAAAGATATTTCCTTCTTCGTCCACGGAAGGGAAGAACAACGCGCCCGTTTCTCGATTCTTTCGTTTCAGTTCTTTGACCTTTCGGATTTGAACGTAACAATCGCTTAAAAAGAAAGAATGTCCGCATCCGAGAAGATGATACCCTTCGTGAATCAGAGTTCCCTTCGAACCTCCGGCCAACCAATGCGAGATCGTTCTGGTTTGCCCGAGAATATAACCTCTCGTTCCCGTTTTGTTTTCCACCGCGCCTAAAACTTGAAAACTGGGAATTCCGAAAAACGCCATAAAAATTCCAACGAGTTCGAATGCGGTGTCGCTGATTTTTCCGCCCGCGACCGCGAGAAGTCGATCGCATTGTTTGGGAAGGGAAGCCGAGAACACCTGATCCATGATCGGCATTCCGGTCCAACCGGGACGTTCCCAGTCCTTGATGTCGCTTAACAAAACCGTGATTTTATAATATTCTAATTCTTCGTTCCAGGCGCCGACGAGTTCGACGAGTTCCTCGTCGGAAACCTTTACGTCCTTCCAGACGCAGAGCCTCAACGTTTCCTCTTTGCCGAAGTCGATTTCCTGTCGGATTCCATCTCGGTGAAATCCGACCGTCGTACACGAAACCGCAAACAAACAAAACGAAACGGCGAGGATCCTATAAAGAAAACGTTTCAATTCTTATTTAGAATCGGGGATCCTGTGCATCCAAAGCGAAAAGATCGCACCCGTTGCGAACATGATCAAACTGTAAATCGCCGACGGGATCG
This window harbors:
- a CDS encoding LemA family protein, whose product is MKTKILTKSFMTIALTFAVLVSSNCGYNAIQEEDEAVTASWAEVLNQYQRRADLIPNLVNTVKGYATQEEKVLTEVTRARAGVGSIQADEKTLNNPELFKKYAQAQSQMTSALSRLLVVAENYPQLKSNENFRDLQAQLEGTENRITVSRNRYIQAVQKYNITIRQFPSNLTAKFFGFDTKPSFTVENEKEISKPPEVKF
- a CDS encoding SpoIIE family protein phosphatase, which produces MKSESFELERYRDFFLGSAEGIWCFDLSTPIEIGLHEKEQVSLLLTHARLTICNDSMARMYGYRSPSEVMGLTLSQLVPSDSPEDLEPYFAFVRAGYNMKDFESKESDRFGNLKYFLNSVVGVVKEGKLVQIWGSQRDITPLKKSEDQLKYSLLLQSNLTEISKSFIKVQPKELDQAIRDSLEKTGRICNADRAYIIEYSNTHKHLSNTYEWCREGVPSQRQFFQNITVENIPLAKFENVRKFGYFALNSVEEIENEDSFLRELLLPRGIRSLLIIGLVYQGKEIGFFGIDMVREDRVWTGEEISILGLIGDLIVLAFDRKEKEGTLNAFYDRMLYDLELGRLTQRSLVDRTFPDSKYFKMETYFRPFEKVGGDVISTIQNEDGSIDILFADVSGHGISSAMVSGMVVISFKNSSRIGLSPAEGLIRIVEDLKPLVVDHHISAVRVKYIPESKRLVYSYAGHPPIFLFRDGKRIELDGMNLPLLAFEGAQYYDQSIDLLHGDRIVFFSDGMYEIFDSQGEILDLTGLISILEEYLDTESIEDYIELIVSDIFAYSGGNFGDDIALMILDIY
- a CDS encoding DUF1566 domain-containing protein, with protein sequence MDRIFNFFWIFAGTLLCFTFCSQADRISLDSSSAAGILLQGGMDVFRNGSYNPSAKEITSFRFKATDHFFTTDFVGTISGNQITIRVPFGSVPRLKATFENTGIRVQINGVTQTSGQTVNDFSSPLTYRVTASDGSVADYGVQAVPIFRLTDAGQPNCYATCSTDPGQDADYSTGVIGSFQSNYKFPGYTNNPVTIDGQSGLIWKYCAEGMNDTSCGSSMSFTQYSAGGSCNDLNSQNGGAGYAGITHWRLPNLEELMTLSTFKTPSTVHIDLAEFPGGAGEFWTSFSYVLNTAEAWSYDFSDGFNSTSDKYWGSAYARCVSGGSAPTSSYSDLGNGTIQDNRTGLIWQKCSTGQNWSSASPNCATGTATTHNFSSSLATCRNLNLAGRSWRLPNVHELRSLLDFNTTSNQKIDSVAFPNTPNASEFTTSNSIPGGQIYRVNFTNAVINLSASSSANYVRCVSEGF
- a CDS encoding DUF736 family protein codes for the protein MAEYALKEKKGSLFSNATKEKETQPDYTGKVLLDGKTYRLAGWIRKSATGKNYLSLSLSEPNPEKKSEGNSSAAETDGNDFTDIEEDFPF
- a CDS encoding DUF1566 domain-containing protein; the encoded protein is MFYILTTVSCAQAGKISFDSSSNAGLLLQGGLGIIRNLGTGTTITSFSFKASDNILSQDYPTTINGTNVTATIPYGAIARLQASFEVSSGATVKVGGTTQISGINKNDFSSPVVYSVLSETGEKKDYTITIATTAPLTDANQKLCYDASLNGISCGNGTNPGQDGDFQNGPQPTYVKTVFSDYPNQPVVHDKIAGLVWKQCVEGTNAVDCTGTATSLSYASAIAACSALNSGNGYAGYKNWRIPNIQELYTLSSYENPTPSPYLNATLFPNSASTFWSATLVTTPNSTSRWTFNFMQGTSSNLSETGALPVRCVVSGAFPSKNYADLGDGTILDRNNNLRWAMCSIGQTGSDCSGGSPSNLSRQAALSACNGISVSDGKPWRLPNVHEMRSLVDYGLTVGNGIIDTTYFKNSPPNSTYMTSNVNADASNKNLFILDFAYGPISLSSFLATTNPTRCVKDGP
- a CDS encoding TPM domain-containing protein is translated as MIRRKFGILRFFLLFLVVAGWNLKTVNSSPIFFREEWRSEDPTIPPLRTQITDTTSTLTDLQKSRLTSTLVDLEKRKGSQIAILIVGSTSDWTIEEYAVKVFETWKLGRKDIRDGVLMVVAIQDHKTRIETGYGLEGALPDVICKRIIEDFMIPHFRNGDYYQGITEGIARIIERIDGEELPPASGRVAGSDSESSSSTDGPVIPSNLVTAFIILVVLGKLFGFLFGNGLSGGIGAVLFVILGIFWSITFWLLIPGAFLLWFFVLANGGGMGSSSSWGSSSGGGGGSWSGG